Proteins from a genomic interval of Polaribacter sejongensis:
- a CDS encoding 2OG-Fe(II) oxygenase — translation MDDLAEQDYVIIDDFIDNNLYKEIKNFLFEKIDVFDKAGIGSLNQHTIKKNIRGDKTYWLNKDRDADLSGFWNLLEETKSTLNRYCYLSLSGQEFHLAHYPSGGYYKRHLDQFEGRNNRMISMIIYLNDNWEAENGGQLEILDKNKKLQLVAPIAKRCVLFKSDKVPHAVLKSFKDRYSLTGWLLYQPTSLGPLLG, via the coding sequence ATGGACGATCTTGCAGAGCAAGATTATGTAATTATTGATGATTTTATAGACAACAACCTTTATAAAGAAATTAAAAACTTCCTTTTTGAAAAAATAGATGTTTTTGATAAAGCAGGTATTGGTTCTCTTAACCAACACACAATAAAAAAAAACATTCGTGGTGATAAAACCTATTGGTTAAATAAAGACAGAGATGCGGATCTTAGTGGTTTTTGGAATTTATTAGAAGAAACTAAAAGTACGTTAAATAGGTATTGTTATCTAAGTTTATCTGGCCAAGAATTTCATTTAGCTCATTATCCTTCTGGAGGTTATTATAAAAGACATTTAGATCAATTTGAAGGTAGAAATAATAGAATGATTTCTATGATTATTTACCTTAATGATAATTGGGAAGCAGAAAATGGTGGACAATTAGAAATTTTAGATAAAAACAAAAAATTACAATTAGTAGCACCTATTGCAAAAAGATGTGTTTTATTTAAAAGTGATAAAGTACCACATGCTGTTTTAAAATCTTTTAAAGACAGGTATAGTTTAACGGGTTGGTTGCTTTACCAGCCAACAAGTTTAGGCCCCTTATTAGGGTAA
- a CDS encoding TerB family tellurite resistance protein translates to MAISDLYTSGKHKQEIGHFANIVKIAKADGEISEGEKELLIRAGKNLNITLEESILILTNPEKYPTNAPASYEDRIERLYRLAKMILVDGEAKLIEVQLMRKIAIRLHFSHDNVEKVCDEAIQLVLNENDLSDFTKAIKLVNKA, encoded by the coding sequence ATGGCAATATCAGATTTATATACTAGCGGAAAACACAAACAAGAAATTGGTCATTTTGCAAATATTGTAAAAATTGCAAAAGCAGACGGAGAAATTTCTGAAGGTGAAAAAGAATTATTAATTAGAGCAGGCAAAAACTTAAATATAACATTAGAAGAATCTATTCTTATATTAACAAACCCAGAAAAGTATCCAACAAATGCACCTGCAAGTTATGAAGATAGAATAGAACGTTTATATCGTTTGGCTAAAATGATTTTGGTTGATGGAGAAGCAAAGTTAATTGAAGTTCAATTGATGAGAAAAATAGCTATTCGCTTACATTTTTCACATGATAATGTAGAAAAAGTATGTGATGAAGCAATTCAACTAGTTTTAAATGAGAATGATTTATCCGATTTTACTAAGGCAATAAAGTTAGTGAACAAGGCTTAA
- a CDS encoding Na+/H+ antiporter NhaC family protein produces the protein MEYGFLSVIPPIVAIILALKTKQVYIALLLGIWFSWLIIEGFNPLSGTLAMIEGMVNVFQSQGNTRTIMFSALVGALLIFIQYSRGVEGFINIINRKLVKLENKKTGYSRVMVQILATFTGLLLFVETSISSLTVGTLYRPIFDKLGIPREKLAYIADSSSAPSSILIPFNAWGAFIMGLLLTQGIDKPFAMMIASIKYNFYPILAIGILFFIILSKKDFGPMKKAEKRTKETGALMNEGSTPMISDEITSFKPKEGIEAKAYNMIVPLLVMVFMMPINLIYTGWAAVKESTSTLDHITQAIGEGSGSSSVLYAVITALLVAMAMYFIQGIMKPKEAVNLTLKGISELMPLALLMLLAFAIGDACKELETGIYVANVTKDWLSPELLPAVVFIISSFIAFSTGTSWGTFAIMLAISIPMANIHGADPTIVVAATLGGGVFGDHCSPISDTSIISSMASASDHIDHVKTQLPYALVGGVITVLMYLIIGFLG, from the coding sequence ATGGAATATGGATTTTTATCAGTAATACCACCTATTGTGGCAATCATTTTAGCCTTAAAAACCAAACAAGTGTACATTGCCTTGTTATTGGGTATTTGGTTTTCTTGGTTAATCATAGAAGGTTTTAATCCGTTATCCGGAACTTTGGCAATGATAGAAGGCATGGTAAATGTTTTTCAATCTCAAGGAAATACAAGAACCATTATGTTTAGTGCTTTGGTGGGAGCATTATTAATATTTATTCAATATTCTAGAGGAGTAGAGGGGTTTATCAATATCATCAACAGAAAATTAGTAAAACTAGAAAATAAAAAAACAGGTTATAGTAGAGTAATGGTTCAGATTTTAGCAACCTTTACTGGTTTATTACTATTTGTAGAAACCAGTATTAGTTCTTTAACAGTAGGTACTTTATACAGACCCATTTTCGATAAATTAGGAATTCCGAGAGAAAAACTAGCCTATATAGCAGATTCTAGTTCGGCACCATCATCCATATTAATTCCGTTTAATGCTTGGGGAGCTTTTATTATGGGACTTTTGCTAACACAAGGAATAGACAAACCTTTTGCAATGATGATTGCATCCATTAAATACAATTTTTATCCAATTTTAGCCATCGGAATTTTGTTTTTTATCATCTTATCTAAAAAAGATTTTGGCCCAATGAAAAAAGCCGAAAAAAGAACCAAAGAAACAGGCGCGTTAATGAATGAAGGTTCTACACCAATGATTTCTGATGAAATTACGTCATTTAAACCCAAAGAAGGAATTGAAGCAAAAGCGTATAATATGATTGTACCGCTTTTGGTGATGGTTTTTATGATGCCTATCAATTTAATCTATACAGGTTGGGCTGCTGTAAAAGAGTCTACATCTACTTTAGACCATATTACACAAGCAATCGGAGAGGGATCTGGTTCTTCATCAGTTTTGTACGCCGTAATTACCGCTTTACTAGTTGCCATGGCAATGTATTTTATACAAGGAATTATGAAGCCAAAAGAAGCCGTTAACTTAACTTTAAAAGGGATAAGTGAACTTATGCCATTAGCATTGTTAATGTTGTTGGCATTTGCTATTGGAGACGCTTGTAAGGAACTAGAAACCGGAATTTACGTAGCCAATGTTACCAAAGATTGGTTGTCGCCAGAATTGTTACCGGCTGTGGTTTTTATCATTAGTTCTTTTATTGCTTTTTCTACCGGAACCTCTTGGGGAACTTTTGCTATTATGTTGGCAATTTCTATACCTATGGCAAACATTCATGGAGCAGATCCAACTATTGTGGTTGCTGCAACTTTAGGAGGTGGTGTTTTTGGAGATCACTGTTCGCCAATTTCAGATACTTCTATTATATCTTCTATGGCGTCTGCCAGTGATCATATAGACCATGTAAAAACGCAATTACCATATGCCTTAGTGGGTGGTGTAATTACAGTTTTAATGTATTTGATTATCGGTTTTTTAGGATAA
- a CDS encoding glycerol-3-phosphate dehydrogenase/oxidase — translation MNHFSYLNRETITKNLQSTEFDVLIIGGGITGAGIALDAASRGMKVALIEKNDFASGTSSKSTKLIHGGLRYLKQFDFWLVKEVGTERAIVHDLAPHLVVPEKMILPLIDGGTYGSWLTSIGLKVYDILASVEGEDKRKMLDKEEALEKEPMLPEDILNGAGYYAEYRTDDARLTIEVLKTALNYNAKIINYTTAKEFIYEDNRVVGAKVKDTFSGEDYEIKAKYVVNACGPWVDELRQINHSKTGKRLHLTKGVHLVVAHDKLPVKQSVYFDIPDGRMMFAIPRGKVTYFGTTDTNYQLDKNNVETNLVDATYLISAVNNMFPNIQLTLDDIQSSWAGLRPLIHEEGKSASELSRKDEIFVSDTELISIAGGKLTGYRKMAERIVDLVAKKYERRFDTKFEEIKTKEIALSGGTFSNYQEVQSYTDAIQNRIAEVDFDRKDAEYLVHNYGKQTDIILQKFDDLMHDNMQEKMIIAEVWFTINYEMTCTPTDFFMRRTGRLFFDAHSVNLYKDYVLDLFKTHFSWDEKTTKKHQLELEEKIQLATTFE, via the coding sequence ATGAATCACTTTTCTTATTTAAATAGAGAAACTATTACCAAAAATTTACAATCTACCGAATTTGATGTACTAATTATTGGTGGTGGAATTACAGGCGCAGGAATCGCTTTAGATGCAGCATCTAGAGGAATGAAAGTTGCTTTGATAGAAAAAAATGACTTTGCTTCTGGTACTTCTAGTAAATCTACAAAACTAATTCACGGAGGTTTACGCTATCTAAAACAATTCGATTTTTGGTTGGTTAAAGAAGTGGGTACAGAGCGTGCTATTGTGCATGATTTAGCGCCACATTTAGTGGTTCCAGAAAAAATGATTTTACCTTTAATTGATGGTGGAACGTATGGTTCTTGGCTAACATCTATCGGACTAAAAGTTTACGATATTTTGGCTTCTGTAGAAGGAGAAGATAAACGAAAAATGTTAGACAAAGAAGAAGCTCTAGAAAAAGAACCGATGTTGCCAGAAGACATTTTAAATGGTGCTGGTTATTATGCAGAATACAGAACAGATGATGCTCGTTTAACTATTGAAGTTTTAAAAACAGCTTTAAATTACAATGCAAAAATTATAAATTATACCACAGCTAAAGAGTTTATTTACGAAGATAATAGGGTTGTTGGAGCAAAAGTAAAAGACACTTTTTCTGGTGAAGATTATGAAATTAAAGCTAAATATGTAGTAAATGCTTGCGGACCTTGGGTAGATGAATTAAGACAAATTAACCACTCTAAAACTGGTAAAAGATTGCACCTTACAAAAGGAGTTCATTTAGTGGTTGCTCATGATAAATTACCTGTAAAACAATCTGTTTATTTTGATATCCCAGACGGACGCATGATGTTTGCCATTCCGCGTGGAAAAGTTACGTATTTTGGAACTACAGACACCAATTATCAACTAGATAAAAATAATGTAGAAACCAATTTGGTAGATGCTACTTACCTTATTTCTGCTGTGAATAATATGTTTCCAAATATTCAACTTACGTTGGATGACATTCAATCTTCTTGGGCAGGATTAAGGCCTTTAATTCACGAAGAAGGGAAATCTGCTTCAGAATTGTCTAGAAAAGATGAAATTTTTGTTTCTGATACCGAACTGATTTCTATTGCTGGTGGAAAATTAACAGGCTATCGTAAAATGGCAGAACGAATAGTCGATTTGGTTGCCAAAAAATATGAACGCAGATTTGATACAAAATTTGAAGAAATAAAAACCAAAGAAATAGCACTTTCTGGTGGTACTTTTAGTAATTATCAAGAAGTACAAAGTTATACAGATGCTATTCAGAATAGAATAGCAGAAGTAGACTTCGATAGAAAAGATGCAGAATATTTAGTACATAATTACGGAAAGCAAACAGATATTATTTTGCAAAAATTTGATGATTTAATGCATGATAATATGCAAGAGAAAATGATCATTGCAGAAGTTTGGTTTACTATAAACTACGAAATGACCTGCACACCAACTGACTTTTTTATGCGCAGAACGGGTCGTTTGTTTTTTGACGCACACAGTGTAAATTTATACAAAGACTATGTTTTAGATTTGTTTAAAACTCATTTTTCTTGGGATGAAAAAACAACTAAAAAACATCAATTAGAATTAGAAGAAAAAATACAATTGGCGACTACTTTTGAATAA
- a CDS encoding MFS transporter — MAKQDPYAALRIKEFNIFLFVRFLLVFGWSMQFIVIEWQVYSITKDPLSLGIIGLMEIIPAFTMALFAGHIVDQNEKRNLFAICIAAFSLISLGLFLLTSDTVVGHWSTNKILYSIYALVFFGGFLRSFFGPTIFSLVALLVPKKIYHNAATWSTSTWKTASVSGALFGGFFISWIGVDKTLCLVFILVILSLIFTFLIEKKPILNKKIGEPMKESLKAGVRFVFHNKAILGVLTLDMIAVLFGGTVAILSVFAQDVLKVGPEGFGILNASISMGSIVTMFLTTYIPINRKTGKKMLVSVFIFGLSIIAFGLSSIFWVSILALFLSGAADGISMVIRQTILQLKTPDDMRGRVSSVNSMFVGSSNELGAFESGLAAKFLGASMAVVFGGTMTLLSVVGIGALNPTLRELDLTKEIEANQKED, encoded by the coding sequence ATGGCAAAACAAGATCCTTATGCAGCATTAAGAATTAAGGAATTCAATATCTTTTTATTTGTTAGATTCTTACTGGTTTTTGGTTGGTCTATGCAGTTTATTGTTATAGAATGGCAAGTATATTCCATTACAAAAGATCCTTTATCTTTGGGTATTATTGGTTTAATGGAAATTATTCCGGCATTTACAATGGCTTTATTTGCAGGTCATATTGTAGATCAAAATGAAAAAAGAAACTTATTTGCTATCTGTATAGCGGCTTTTTCGCTGATTAGTTTAGGCTTATTCTTATTAACATCAGATACTGTTGTTGGGCATTGGTCTACAAATAAAATTCTATACTCAATTTACGCTTTGGTTTTCTTTGGTGGATTTTTACGTTCGTTTTTTGGACCTACAATTTTCTCTTTAGTGGCATTATTAGTTCCTAAAAAGATATATCATAATGCGGCAACATGGAGTACAAGTACCTGGAAAACGGCTTCGGTTTCTGGAGCCTTATTTGGTGGTTTTTTTATAAGCTGGATTGGTGTTGATAAAACACTTTGTTTGGTTTTTATCTTGGTCATTCTATCCTTAATTTTTACTTTTTTAATAGAAAAGAAACCCATTTTAAACAAAAAAATTGGAGAACCAATGAAAGAAAGTTTAAAAGCTGGTGTAAGGTTCGTATTTCATAATAAAGCTATTTTAGGTGTTTTAACCTTAGACATGATTGCAGTTTTATTTGGTGGAACCGTAGCTATTTTATCTGTTTTTGCGCAAGATGTTTTAAAAGTTGGGCCAGAAGGTTTCGGTATTTTAAATGCTTCTATTTCTATGGGAAGTATTGTTACCATGTTTTTAACAACATACATTCCTATCAACAGAAAAACAGGTAAAAAAATGTTGGTTTCTGTCTTTATTTTCGGATTAAGTATTATCGCTTTTGGGTTATCTTCTATTTTCTGGGTAAGTATTTTAGCTTTGTTTCTAAGTGGTGCCGCAGACGGAATTTCGATGGTAATTCGTCAGACAATTTTACAATTAAAAACACCCGATGATATGCGAGGTAGAGTTTCTTCTGTAAACTCTATGTTTGTTGGTTCTTCTAACGAGTTAGGTGCTTTTGAAAGTGGTTTAGCTGCAAAGTTTTTAGGAGCTTCTATGGCGGTTGTTTTTGGAGGTACGATGACGTTGCTTAGTGTTGTAGGTATTGGTGCTTTAAACCCTACTTTAAGAGAGTTAGATTTAACAAAAGAGATAGAAGCAAACCAAAAAGAAGATTAA
- a CDS encoding TetR/AcrR family transcriptional regulator yields the protein MVSKQELIECSITNFIKFGSKRFSMNELASELGISKKTIYKHFKTKDELISKGVRFIIEKYLHEIDKILKKTEDPIEKIILIQKVNFQYLDYFQPTFLYGIKKYHHKADAVFIDFKVNFIKTNLKPLLEEAIEKEYICKNLNINLFCDLYFTKLKILVFDPINLFDKYGIESVFKHLIVNNLKGVITPNYKDKNKLFS from the coding sequence ATGGTTAGTAAACAAGAACTTATAGAATGTTCTATTACAAATTTCATCAAGTTTGGAAGCAAGCGTTTTTCTATGAACGAGCTCGCTTCCGAACTTGGTATTTCTAAAAAAACCATTTACAAACACTTTAAAACTAAAGACGAACTCATTTCTAAAGGGGTTCGTTTTATTATTGAAAAATACCTACACGAAATAGATAAAATTCTAAAAAAGACAGAAGATCCAATTGAAAAAATAATTTTAATTCAAAAAGTAAATTTTCAGTATTTAGACTATTTTCAACCGACTTTTTTATATGGAATTAAAAAATATCATCACAAAGCAGATGCTGTTTTTATTGATTTTAAAGTCAATTTTATAAAAACCAACTTAAAACCTTTACTAGAAGAGGCTATAGAAAAAGAGTATATTTGCAAAAATTTAAATATCAATTTGTTTTGCGATTTGTATTTTACAAAACTAAAAATCTTAGTTTTTGACCCTATAAATCTTTTTGATAAATACGGTATAGAAAGTGTTTTTAAACACCTTATTGTAAATAATTTAAAAGGTGTAATTACACCAAATTACAAAGACAAAAACAAATTATTTTCTTGA
- a CDS encoding pyridoxamine 5'-phosphate oxidase family protein has protein sequence MSKFYTKITSRLQKFIEAQKIFFVATAPNDGRINLSPKGMDSFRVMNENRVLWLNVTGSGNETAAHLLENDRITIMFCAFDGAPNILRLYGKGKEIKEGDASWNDLITLFPETPGTRQIFDITLDSAQTSCGMSIPFYDYKGERNELNDWATEQGKEGIKKYWEDKNQTSIDGLPSQILK, from the coding sequence ATGTCAAAATTTTATACAAAAATCACTTCTAGGCTTCAAAAATTTATAGAAGCACAAAAAATATTCTTTGTGGCTACGGCTCCAAATGATGGTAGAATTAATTTATCGCCTAAAGGAATGGATTCTTTTAGAGTGATGAATGAAAACCGTGTTTTATGGTTAAACGTTACCGGAAGCGGAAACGAAACTGCGGCTCATTTATTAGAAAACGACAGAATTACCATTATGTTTTGTGCTTTTGATGGTGCTCCGAATATTTTACGTTTGTACGGAAAAGGAAAAGAAATAAAAGAAGGAGATGCTTCTTGGAATGATTTAATTACACTGTTTCCAGAAACTCCAGGAACGCGTCAAATCTTTGATATTACCTTAGATTCTGCACAAACTTCTTGCGGAATGTCCATTCCGTTTTACGATTATAAAGGCGAAAGAAATGAATTAAATGATTGGGCAACCGAACAAGGGAAAGAGGGTATTAAAAAGTATTGGGAAGATAAAAACCAAACAAGTATTGATGGTTTACCTTCCCAAATATTGAAATAA
- a CDS encoding oligosaccharide flippase family protein, translated as MSSLKRFFKDTIIYGIAAVLPRAINIFLVKLHTSTLDAEKYAVNTDYYVYAAYLNALLTFGMETAFFRFFSKEKEKGKVVSTSFISLLISTLIFFCIALFFNNEIAVFFGFKNPLFFKLLVYTITLDTLVVVPFAYLRVTNKPLKFTTIKLINIGVFTILNVFFLWFVPYALKNEIYLPESIVNYYNNYPKVIHIFVAGTVASLSTFLLLFPAVFKFKFEFDISLFKRMLKYSFPIMVGSLAFVTNENLDKLLLGDILGEKQMGIYAACYKLGVFMTLYIMAFRLGAEPFFFNNADKKNAKETYSKVLTWFTIFGAFFMLIVVVFIDLFAQILLGKPEYFEALSIVPIILLANLFLGIYNNLSIWYKLTDKTKYGMYFSIIGAIITIIFNLVMIPKIGFMASAWATLIAFGTMMIISYFFGKKHYPVNYKLKKIAYYLVFSIIFEWISFTLFRGQYWFSIVTILLFFGLIYYNEKDEIKQILKR; from the coding sequence TTGAGTTCCTTAAAACGCTTTTTTAAAGACACTATAATATACGGAATTGCCGCTGTTTTACCACGGGCAATTAACATCTTTTTGGTAAAACTACATACCTCTACTTTAGATGCAGAGAAATATGCCGTAAATACAGATTATTATGTGTACGCTGCCTATTTAAATGCACTACTAACCTTTGGTATGGAAACTGCTTTTTTCCGTTTTTTTTCTAAGGAAAAAGAGAAAGGAAAAGTGGTCTCTACATCCTTTATTAGTTTGCTAATCTCCACATTAATTTTCTTCTGTATAGCCCTATTTTTTAATAATGAAATAGCTGTTTTCTTCGGATTTAAAAACCCTTTATTTTTTAAATTATTAGTATATACAATTACACTAGATACCTTAGTTGTTGTGCCTTTTGCCTATTTGCGTGTTACCAACAAACCTTTAAAATTTACTACTATAAAATTGATAAATATTGGTGTGTTCACTATTTTAAATGTTTTCTTTTTGTGGTTTGTTCCTTATGCCTTAAAAAACGAAATTTATTTACCAGAATCCATTGTAAATTATTACAATAATTATCCAAAAGTAATACACATTTTTGTTGCAGGAACTGTGGCAAGTTTATCTACTTTTCTATTACTTTTTCCTGCTGTTTTTAAATTCAAATTCGAGTTTGATATTTCTCTTTTCAAAAGGATGTTAAAATATAGTTTTCCAATAATGGTTGGAAGTTTAGCTTTTGTAACCAATGAAAATTTAGACAAACTTCTTCTGGGAGATATTTTAGGTGAAAAACAAATGGGAATTTACGCTGCTTGTTACAAATTAGGCGTTTTTATGACCTTGTATATTATGGCATTCCGTTTAGGTGCAGAACCATTTTTCTTTAATAATGCTGATAAAAAAAATGCCAAAGAAACCTATTCTAAAGTATTGACTTGGTTTACAATCTTTGGGGCATTCTTTATGCTGATTGTTGTTGTTTTTATCGATTTGTTTGCTCAAATATTATTAGGAAAACCGGAATACTTTGAAGCCCTTTCTATAGTGCCTATCATACTTTTAGCAAACTTATTTTTAGGTATTTATAACAATTTGTCTATTTGGTACAAACTTACGGACAAGACAAAATACGGAATGTATTTTTCTATTATTGGCGCTATCATAACCATTATTTTTAACTTAGTAATGATTCCTAAAATTGGTTTTATGGCTTCTGCTTGGGCAACTTTAATAGCCTTTGGTACAATGATGATAATCTCTTATTTTTTTGGTAAAAAGCATTATCCTGTAAATTATAAGTTGAAAAAAATAGCTTATTATTTAGTGTTCTCAATCATTTTCGAGTGGATTTCTTTTACTTTATTTAGAGGGCAGTATTGGTTTTCTATAGTAACTATTTTACTTTTCTTTGGCTTGATTTATTACAATGAAAAAGATGAAATAAAGCAAATTTTAAAACGATAA
- a CDS encoding alpha/beta hydrolase: MNRISILFFAFILVSISCKVKKEDVKENKSKVNSERTSTKAANVSILETTFVINGLNDIAHKIWLYLPPNYTTSTEKYDVIYMHDGQNLFDNATSFVGEWGIDETLNTLYKNTGKSFIVVGIENGGEKRIEEYTPWKNEKYGGGKGDIYVDFLINKLKPFIDKKYRTKPAAENTAIIGSSLGGLISFYGGLKHTETFGKIGALSTSFWFSNKVITFAEENGNQQKTKLFLLVGDKEGDSMVPDTKNMSELLISLGFTTQNLKTKIAANGEHTESFWKAEFLEVITFLFNLENNERTNN; encoded by the coding sequence ATGAATAGAATATCTATCCTTTTTTTTGCTTTTATACTTGTTTCTATTTCTTGTAAAGTGAAAAAAGAAGATGTAAAAGAAAATAAATCTAAAGTAAATTCAGAAAGAACTTCTACAAAAGCAGCCAATGTTTCCATTTTAGAAACCACATTTGTTATTAATGGTTTAAATGATATTGCGCATAAAATTTGGTTGTATTTACCTCCAAATTATACTACATCAACAGAAAAATATGATGTAATTTATATGCACGATGGTCAGAATTTATTTGATAATGCCACATCTTTTGTTGGAGAATGGGGAATTGATGAAACATTAAATACTCTATACAAAAACACAGGAAAAAGCTTTATTGTTGTTGGCATAGAAAATGGTGGTGAGAAAAGAATTGAAGAATACACACCTTGGAAAAACGAAAAATATGGTGGTGGAAAAGGTGACATTTATGTAGATTTTCTGATAAATAAACTAAAACCTTTTATCGATAAAAAATACAGAACTAAACCTGCAGCAGAAAACACCGCTATTATTGGTAGTTCTTTAGGTGGTTTAATATCTTTTTATGGCGGATTAAAACATACTGAAACCTTTGGTAAAATTGGTGCTCTCTCTACCTCCTTTTGGTTCTCTAATAAAGTAATTACATTTGCCGAGGAAAATGGAAATCAGCAAAAAACAAAACTATTTCTATTAGTTGGTGATAAAGAAGGAGATTCTATGGTGCCTGATACCAAGAATATGTCAGAATTATTAATATCGCTTGGTTTTACAACACAAAATTTAAAAACGAAAATTGCAGCAAACGGAGAACATACAGAGTCTTTTTGGAAAGCAGAATTTTTAGAAGTAATTACATTT
- a CDS encoding NAD(P)H-dependent glycerol-3-phosphate dehydrogenase, whose translation MNTQKKIAVFGGGSWATAIVKMLSENISTIGWYMRNEQAIEHIKENEHNPNYLQSAELNAEQLDLSSDINYTVENYDVLIFAIPSAFLTSELKKLTSSLDGKIIFSAIKGIVPETGLIIGEHFNREYNVPIENIGVITGPCHAEEVAMERLSYLTIASKNEDNAKFIEKSIQSWYIKTKISDDIIGTEYAAMLKNIYAVAAGIAHGLGYGDNFQAVLMSNAIREMKSFIKKVHKMKRNINNSAYLGDLLVTGYSLFSRNRQFGNMVGKGYTVKSAQMEMSMIAEGYYATKSAFKMKEENGANTPIIDTVYNILYANKNPKKEFQKLTDKLD comes from the coding sequence ATGAACACACAGAAAAAAATAGCGGTCTTTGGAGGAGGAAGTTGGGCGACTGCAATTGTAAAAATGTTGTCTGAAAATATTAGTACAATTGGTTGGTACATGCGTAATGAACAGGCAATTGAGCACATAAAAGAAAATGAACACAATCCTAATTATTTGCAATCTGCAGAATTAAATGCAGAACAATTAGATCTGTCTAGTGATATAAATTACACTGTAGAAAATTATGATGTTCTTATTTTTGCAATTCCATCTGCATTTTTAACAAGTGAATTAAAAAAATTAACGTCTTCATTAGATGGTAAAATCATTTTTTCTGCCATTAAAGGTATTGTGCCAGAAACAGGATTAATTATAGGCGAGCATTTTAATAGAGAATACAATGTTCCTATAGAAAATATTGGTGTAATTACGGGGCCTTGTCATGCAGAAGAAGTGGCTATGGAGCGTTTATCTTATTTAACAATTGCTTCTAAAAATGAAGATAATGCAAAATTTATAGAGAAATCGATACAAAGTTGGTACATTAAAACGAAGATTTCAGACGATATTATTGGTACAGAATATGCTGCTATGTTAAAGAACATTTATGCGGTTGCAGCAGGTATTGCACATGGTTTAGGGTATGGAGACAACTTTCAGGCGGTGTTAATGAGTAATGCAATTAGAGAAATGAAAAGCTTTATAAAAAAGGTGCATAAAATGAAACGTAACATTAACAACTCTGCTTATTTGGGCGATTTGTTAGTTACCGGATATTCTCTTTTTAGTAGAAATAGACAGTTTGGAAACATGGTTGGTAAAGGCTACACTGTAAAATCTGCGCAAATGGAAATGAGCATGATTGCAGAAGGATATTATGCTACCAAAAGTGCTTTTAAAATGAAAGAAGAAAATGGAGCAAATACACCTATTATAGATACCGTTTATAATATTCTATATGCAAATAAAAACCCTAAAAAAGAATTTCAAAAATTGACAGATAAATTAGATTAA